TGGAAGAAATTCCGCACACCGTAACGGTTAGCAGTTTCTATATGGATAAAACGGAGGTCACACAGGCGGAATACCGCCAGGAGACAGGAAGATTACCAAGTTGTGGTTATGGTGGAAATAACCTTTGTGATGAATGTCCGGTAGAGTGTGTAGATTGGGGTGATGCCGTTGACTACTGTTCAAGAGTAGGCAAACGTCTTCCCACGGAAGCGGAATGGGAATATGCCGCTCGGGGTGGAAACAAAAGTAAGGGCTATAAATATTCTGGAAGTGATAAACTTGGTGATGTTACAATACACGATAACTCTATCCATCCAGTGGGACAGAAACAGCCCAACGAACTAGGAATCTACGACATGTCTGGTAATGTGGCGGAATGGTGCTATGACTGGTATGGTGATTACAGCAGTTCATCGCAGACAGACCCTAATGGTCCTAAATCAGGTAGGATTCCTAAAACATCTGCATTTGATTCTCGGAGTTATTCACATTATACAAGCTCAGGTTTTCGAGGTCGCGTCGTCCGTGGCGGTCACTCGGCTAATGGTCGGGTTTACTTAAGGGTT
This Candidatus Neomarinimicrobiota bacterium DNA region includes the following protein-coding sequences:
- a CDS encoding SUMF1/EgtB/PvdO family nonheme iron enzyme, with the protein product MKKTFLIVLPLFLFIGCEKETLLDKDGIKYSSKTNTPYNGIWTNYFENGEISSEIFYVDGKRNGKTIYYNKNGNKQENGNYKNGEKVGNWTGYNKDGEKFHYSIIPGMVYVTGGTFQMGGELNLVQYKSSLEEIPHTVTVSSFYMDKTEVTQAEYRQETGRLPSCGYGGNNLCDECPVECVDWGDAVDYCSRVGKRLPTEAEWEYAARGGNKSKGYKYSGSDKLGDVTIHDNSIHPVGQKQPNELGIYDMSGNVAEWCYDWYGDYSSSSQTDPNGPKSGRIPKTSAFDSRSYSHYTSSGFRGRVVRGGHSANGRVYLRVEARLEEPESWGMYGGPSVHTGIRCVSDAK